Proteins encoded within one genomic window of Komagataella phaffii GS115 chromosome 3, complete sequence:
- a CDS encoding High affinity polyamine permease → MSNSSRLSEKEFETSKSKDSNFAVFSEEDASSTTEKGLFSSGFLQMNKEFKMQRHLKSRHIQMIAIGGSIGTGLFVTISNGLINGGPGSLFIATTFWTLIILMLTTAIGEMVCYLPVASPFIEMAGRCVDEAFEVCAGYNFFLMEACYIPFEITACNTMIHYWRSDYSPAITFVVQTLLYVLFNVFTVKWFGESEFWMSITKLILCIGLLFFTFITMVGGNPQHDAFGFRYWNDPGAFATYYRDGPLGRFQGFVSALTTACFFVVGPEYLSMVAAEARNPKKTMSGAFRTVIYRLALFYIGGALSVGILVAYNDPTLVAHTGQEDASASPYVVAMNNMGISGLPHVINVTIIMSAASAGNSYFYAASRQLYALAKRGYAPSCFQMVTKKGIPITCMAVTTCFALLSLLQLGNDSAVVLEWIVNLVTGAQMLNYAFMCVTYYCFYRAVNAQGLDRMDRKMFIYRSWFQPYSIIIAGAFIWTMVFILGYSVFLPGNWSIETFLFSYVMIFVNLAIFLFWKILKRTSFRKPAEVDLVTGMEEIDEHIYEYYANLEANNQRDDTLFRRIMAWVF, encoded by the coding sequence ATGTCCAACTCAAGTAGATTGTCCGAGAAGGAATTCGAAACTTCAAAGTCGAAGGACTCCAACTTCGCAGTGTTCTCAGAGGAGGACGCATCATCTACCACAGAGAAGGGGTTGTTCAGCTCTGGATTCCTTCAAATGAACAAGGAATTCAAGATGCAACGTCATTTGAAGAGTAGACACATCCAGATGATTGCCATTGGTGGTTCCATCGGAACAGGATTATTCGTTACCATCTCCAACGGTCTGATAAACGGTGGTCCAGGTTCTCTGTTTATTGCTACAACTTTCTGGACTCTGATCATTTTAATGCTTACCACTGCTATTGGAGAAATGGTTTGTTACCTCCCAGTAGCTTCTCCCTTCATTGAAATGGCAGGTCGTTGTGTTGATGAGGCATTTGAAGTCTGCGCCGGTTACAACTTTTTCCTCATGGAAGCCTGTTACATTCCGTTCGAGATAACTGCCTGTAATACCATGATTCACTACTGGAGATCCGACTACTCTCCCGCTATCACCTTTGTGGTTCAGACCCTCTTGTATGTGCTCTTCAACGTCTTCACTGTCAAATGGTTTGGTGAGTCTGAGTTTTGGATGTCCATTACGAAGTTGATTTTGTGTATTGGTTTGCTATTTTTCACTTTCATTACCATGGTCGGTGGTAATCCTCAACACGATGCTTTTGGATTCAGATATTGGAATGACCCAGGTGCTTTTGCTACCTATTACAGAGATGGACCTTTGGGTCGATTCCAGGGATTTGTTTCTGCTTTGACAACGGCATGTTTCTTTGTGGTTGGCCCAGAATATCTCTCCATGGTCGCAGCTGAGGCCAGAAACCCAAAGAAGACCATGTCTGGGGCTTTCAGAACTGTCATTTACAGATTGGCCCTATTTTACATTGGAGGTGCTCTGTCGGTAGGTATCTTAGTAGCCTACAATGACCCCACCTTAGTCGCACACACAGGACAAGAAGACGCCTCGGCCTCTCCATACGTGGTTGCCATGAACAACATGGGAATTTCCGGTCTTCCCCATGTTATTAATGTCACTATCATCATGTCTGCCGCTTCCGCTGGTAACTCTTACTTCTATGCCGCTTCAAGACAGCTTTATGCTCTTGCCAAGAGAGGATATGCGCCATCTTGTTTCCAGATGGTTACCAAGAAGGGTATTCCTATCACATGTATGGCTGTCACCACTTGTTTCGCTTTGCTTTCGTTGTTGCAACTGGGTAACGACAGTGCCGTAGTCCTGGAATGGATTGTGAACCTGGTCACCGGTGCCCAGATGCTGAACTACGCCTTCATGTGCGTGACATATTATTGTTTCTACAGAGCAGTCAACGCCCAGGGACTCGATCGTATGGACAGAAAGATGTTCATTTACAGATCCTGGTTCCAGCCTTactccatcatcatcgCAGGAGCATTCATATGGACGATGGTCTTCATCTTGGGTTACTCAGTGTTCTTGCCTGGGAATTGGAGTATTGAGACGTTTTTGTTCTCCTACGTTATGATCTTTGTCAACCTTGCAATTTTCCTCTTCTGGAAGATTCTCAAGAGAACCAGTTTCCGCAAGCCCGCAGAAGTTGACTTGGTTACGGGTATGGAGGAGATTGACGAACACATTTATGAATACTATGCAAACCTGGAAGCTAATAACCAGCGCGATGACACTCTGTTCCGCAGAATTATGGCTTGGGTCTTTTAG
- a CDS encoding Cytoplasmic response regulator, part of a two-component signal transducer that mediates osmosensing, whose protein sequence is MFPDNKRRIWVRRANRPPTTLYVSSFDIVDDVKTLVAQKYPTTLGRHFDPADIQLRMSINSSMDSTRSSKSESARLSPANGSIPKRAYDAPLSPISPIPIPLRSSGSILNRQLSTSDFHNEHLSGSLPSTTTHNVLLGADQSVWKLLDLYFPHGMTMHDAFIIESPEAKSSPETGQETKPEAIRSLPYEEPAEPHCRSASTSPNLSSIQRKSHSNPHSPTSTVLLLPRSNALAKSNERRRRHIHDSTSEQDVKPDGNSSQQNQDKTQTEVHPGAASVVSPSQTEATKGKSSSNESSIKKKPKSALDKVLPSVNVLIVEDNKINAAILSAFLRKNHVRYSVAKNGEEAIQSWRQGGFHLVLMDIQLPVISGIDCTREIRRLEKLNQVGVFVRNEDQEHTTLDEEDKLDTNIFRSPVIIVALTASTSDIDKRKALAAGCNDFLTKPVNLVWLANKIKEWGCMQALIDFDSFKGSSFRDL, encoded by the coding sequence ATGTTCCCCGATAATAAACGGCGGATCTGGGTCCGTCGGGCCAATAGACCTCCCACAACCCTGTATGTGAGCTCATTTGATATCGTTGACGACGTGAAGACGTTGGTTGCGCAGAAGTATCCAACCACTTTGGGTAGGCACTTTGATCCTGCCGATATTCAGTTGAGAATGAGTATCAACTCGTCCATGGATTCTACCAGGTCTTCGAAATCCGAGTCTGCAAGACTTTCTCCTGCCAACGGTTCAATTCCTAAGAGAGCGTATGACGCTCCGCTCTCACCCATTTCTCCTATTCCCATTCCCCTGCGATCATCTGGCTCCATTTTGAATCGACAACTTTCCACAAGCGACTTCCACAATGAACACTTATCGGGTAGTTTACCAAGTACCACCACTCATAATGTCCTTCTTGGAGCAGACCAGTCTGTTTGGAAGTTACTAGACTTGTATTTTCCCCATGGAATGACTATGCATGATGCATTTATCATTGAAAGCCCTGAAGCAAAAAGCTCGCCGGAGACCGGACAAGAAACAAAACCAGAGGCAATCCGGAGCTTACCCTATGAAGAGCCAGCCGAACCGCATTGTCGCTCAGCCTCCACCTCACCCAATCTTTCATCGATCCAACGCAAATCTCATTCAAACCCACATTCACCGACCTCTACCGTTTTACTTCTTCCCAGAAGCAATGCATTGGCCAAATCCAACGAGAGAAGAAGGAGGCATATACATGATTCAACTTCTGAGCAAGACGTGAAGCCTGATGGAAATTCTTCACAGCAAAATCAAGATAAGACTCAGACTGAGGTGCATCCGGGGGCTGCCTCAGTTGTATCACCTTCTCAGACAGAAGCCACCAAAGGTAAGAGCAGCTCAAATGAATCGTCCATAAAGAAGAAGCCCAAATCTGCGCTAGACAAAGTCCTGCCTAGTGTCAACGTCTtaattgttgaagataatAAAATTAATGCAGCAATCTTAAGTGCTTTCCTAAGAAAGAATCACGTTCGTTATTCTGTAGCTAAGAACGGTGAAGAGGCCATCCAAAGTTGGAGACAAGGCGGATTTCATCTCGTTCTCATGGATATTCAGTTACCAGTAATATCGGGTATTGATTGCACCAGGGAAATCCGAAGACTTgagaaattgaatcaaGTTGGAGTATTTGTGAGGAACGAGGATCAAGAACACACGACACtagatgaagaagataagCTAGATACGAATATTTTCCGCTCTCCGGTGATAATTGTGGCCCTAACAGCCTCGACTTCAGATATTGATAAACGAAAGGCACTGGCTGCTGGTTGTAATGATTTCCTAACAAAACCCGTCAACTTGGTTTGGCTGGCCAATAAGATAAAGGAGTGGGGATGCATGCAAGCTTTAATTGACTTCGACAGTTTCAAAGGTTCTTCTTTCAGAGATTTGTAA